The window TATATTTATTAAACTTTTTATTACTAAACAAATAAGTTtgttatttaatgaaataattaatttAAAGATTAAAAAAATCTCGCGAGAAATACCCGCCCATGGCTTCCGAGCCTTGGGATGGCCCTGAAATCGGGTGGTCAGTAGGGTCAACTGTTGCTTGGCTGACATGTTGCAAATATGTGTTGCTAGGTCTCACATGTGAAGCAGGATACTGTTGGAAGGGTGTGGTACAGGTAGCATGTGTGACAGCTGATCGTTGCGGTATAGTGACATTTTGTGGTGGCTGTCGTTTCAAGGTAAACATTTTTTCGACACCACACACTAATTCACCCGCAGTAGGGAACGGCCCTTCTTCCTCAAACCCAGCAAGCAAGCCACAAAAGGCCGTCATACAGGCCGATTGTTTGGCTTTGTTGTTCAGTTGCCTCAAACGCTTGGCCATGCTTGAAGCAAAAGTATCAAACTCATCCTCCGTGGATGTGTTTTTAAGGAATTCCAATGTTTGGGTGGTCAGGGGGTCATTTGGTTTGGTACTAGCCAGTGTtgtggggttttttctttttttggctctCTGGATCTCATGACCACCAGTGCCAGAACTGGGCGCAACTGTAGAAGACCCACTTGTGGTGGGACAGAGAGGGTCTACAATTATTATTGGCGGCGGCACCACCAATTCTTCTGAGGCATGGCTTGACTGGTCTTCATTGTTGATGGTGCTCTCAAGCGCAGGCTCCTCTGGCTCACCAATATTTCCTTCTGTCCTGTGAATACATAACAAAATGGATGTAATCATGAATTTaccaactctttttttttttttctttttttttttttaaacttactggCGTAACACTCTTCCGCTGCACAAGAACTGCAACTCCTCCTGGTATGCAATATGTGTTTTGGAAGGCGAAGCACCACTTTTGTTGCATTCGGAGAGACACTTGAAGAAGCGGTCCTTCACCGATCTCCATCTTTTGCGGATgtcactttctttaaaaaaaaaataaaataaaaatatatatataaataaatacaacACATTTGTTACAAATATAGTTTCCCATGGTAGGAAGCATCATTGCACATTACCAATGTTATTCTGAAGATTGGCATCGGCCTCATGCCAACGTGGGTACAGCTCCCGGCAGACCGTAATCCAGCTATTttccctcagctgcttcttgctgTAGTCTGGTGAAGCCATATCCCATAAGCATGGCATAGACTCCACCTAATAAACAGAAAATAGTGACTGACATGAAAGCATAACATCCATgtgcttgaaaataaaaaaaaaagaaggggataCTATTATAAAAAGGATGGATAAATAGAAaagcatagaaggatggatggataaacagaaagaaaagcatagaaggatggatggataaacagaaagaaaagcatagaaggatggatggataaactGAAAGAAAAGAACAGCCTAGAAGGATTGATAAATAGAGAGATGGAAATAAAAGATAGATAAGAACtgagaggcaacaacaaaatgtggaccccacaggttgttttccaatttcttgtgagcgcagggataccccacatgtggccaaaaacctgtttggataaatgggagggcttggaatggaaggagcaccattttaattttggaaaagttgaaataaactttgcgcaccatgtcacattagcagggcctcttgggtacctatacgtcagaaaacccccacaagtgaccccattttggaatcagcacccctcaaggattttattcagtatattaagcattttgaatccacagctacttcccccaaaatgtagctgtagcaacaatattctcactgttgggctatgtggccatgatccagcgacacggcgtcttgtacccagtgtcagccttcctgcagagatgtgagtgttgcccacgggagaacgcagctggccatgcccacgatttgggttcaggctgctgtggactttagctctattctacctgcagagaacactcatctacgcagcataaattgacatgctgagggctcaggaagctgcgccaccggtcagtttatgctgcggagaaaagaagcacagtgggcatgagagttCTAAAACTCCTTCCACTgtacttctactgcacaacgcagcgtcatggacgcagggaaaacactctgcgcccaaaacgctgcaaaccccgattgtgggcatccagcctaaaaagcgtcaatggaggtcaaatatatatacaacgtcccacccccccccccctgcatattctacgctggcacctttagtacctttcatgtggcactaaagggtgcctaacctagtttttatcacataaacaaaaaaaaaaatgggtatACTAAAGGAATTTGTTTAGATTTTGGACAGTCAGTTATATTAAAACCTATAGATAGGTGTTGGGGATTGTCCCATATAGGTCAATGGTAGAGAAGTTTAACATGCACCGTTTTCACAAAATAGGAGAAGATTCAGTGGAGCCATTTTGTGATTAGGTTGATAATGAAGACTACTGTAATTGTAGGTTCACACAGCCACATAAAAAAGCAGAGTTCAAtccataaaactttttttttcatccATGTGCGATCCATTTACAATCCATGTACAACGCATTTTTCTTTACAGCAGcagctattaataatttacaagaccatttctAGCTTCTTATGTTAAAAAATTGCAATGTGTTGATTTTTGCagaatccatttttttaacatggtaTTCTATGGATAATGGATcttttaactgattgctatttatatATTTGTTTTTCTTGCATTTATAAAGGACCCATTTTTTTGctcactggatcagtttcaaatggaagatacatattaatccgttaatggatctgttttccatagactcccatgttgaaaaaaaaacggatcctgcaaaagtAAATTTTTTCCAAAcggacaagaaagttgtgtttgcacacttTTTTTTGTcagtggattgctgctggatccattctaatagatgattactggacatatgaacttaggccagtttcagacgtccgtgcttcaggtacgtgtgacacacGTTTTTAACACgaatgccacacatacccatgttatacTATACTGTTACTCACAAGGCCGTgtattcacacggaccgtgtgacccctcgtggccccatacgcacacacggagacatgtccgttatttcttcggcagcacgggtgttacacggatcgcacactgatgtgttccgtgtgacatcagtgtgacacatactggagaaaacacgggtcttttaaataaaagatattctatattcacctgtatccagtgctgttttcttcggctctgctgcctcccgcttctgacccacgctcattatattcattgattattccctgcactgaggatctggaagcaggagcatcgcgaggacagcaccgagcacagcatcGACGAGGACAgcatcgcagggacaggtgagtattgagCAGCAGTATGTGCGCAGTGACATCCagaaggtcatcggagttcccaatcagggccgccactaggaatttcaggccccatactggcaaaattttcgggcccccttgggactccgcccaggctccacctcagctccgcctccacccctcaaaccttcaacactctcactgccactcttggagaaacgtgtgtgtgtatatatatatattgtgagatgccgaaaggagaagtactagagaacaggtatgtttccccttggttcatttcatatgtctccacgtactgactgtggagcggtcggcccatgcaaatggactgggaaaagctgggaacattatatctggctcagcaataaggtagtcactgaagcctgtttattgcagtgtaattttgggctcggtttttcctggagcaatcagtaggaatggcagtgggactggttgctcccttctccacattcaatccaggttttgatccctcactggatcagctgaaataatcaggaggcattcagtgaaAGAGAACCTGCTGAGGATAGCAGgagaggctcatggctgctggggctgagactttatacctccactggctgtgctgaggaacccacacagtaagagaatactgttttgtttgttacataggtttattttgtagttagcattctgttgttagttagtggccagacgg is drawn from Anomaloglossus baeobatrachus isolate aAnoBae1 chromosome 3, aAnoBae1.hap1, whole genome shotgun sequence and contains these coding sequences:
- the LOC142297277 gene encoding uncharacterized protein LOC142297277 codes for the protein MVTDHIIDIVLMFDVSDQANHPDAYLSGFQNVDPTNVLENSGHLTSLLIPNVKQALQILMENKLYAKLEKCVFAVQELTISGWYSKMTHFTTLSSLSNAKTLEQIFICEIVESMPCLWDMASPDYSKKQLRENSWITVCRELYPRWHEADANLQNNIESDIRKRWRSVKDRFFKCLSECNKSGASPSKTHIAYQEELQFLCSGRVLRQTEGNIGEPEEPALESTINNEDQSSHASEELVVPPPIIIVDPLCPTTSGSSTVAPSSGTGGHEIQRAKKRKNPTTLASTKPNDPLTTQTLEFLKNTSTEDEFDTFASSMAKRLRQLNNKAKQSACMTAFCGLLAGFEEEGPFPTAGFENIQGFKYKNNIL